One Halovivax ruber XH-70 genomic region harbors:
- a CDS encoding penicillin acylase family protein, whose translation MSENTTRRALLATVLGAGTVGLAASDVGSLLEKFAPLSGDTWDGVDRDVSGEATNPYGSATIKRDDVGIPHVEAEDERAAYFAVGYVQGFDRLFQLDIQRRQMRGQLSEIAGEATVESDEFHVKMDFVGAAEATWDSLAETSHAPLVRAFADGVNAAIENEELPIEFQILGHEPAPWTPVDTILLEKQIAWTLTGNFDALRRERLTDALGAEIVTDLYPTTYDHDVPVLRPGDDALGDVGGVDGNTARPSEPASRRLRTGSAAQPNADQTSGTGPSGGDSSTSEPGQSDGTGSTSETNFSTSDEPASGSDELVDWLAQFESPPGVGSNSWVVSGEYTDSGTPIVANDPHLSLMTPPIWYEQHVVTSETNVRGVTFPGVPFVIIGANEDGAWGFTNVGADVLDCYRYELDEDGSRYRYQGEWREFDTEEHEIAVADGEDRTVTVRKTVHGPFLEREGEHVGVAWTGLTATRTSQSIYEIGRSEGFDDVLDSLEKFDEPTQNFVYADADGRTCYYTTGQLPRRTIDGDPVRGDRVFDGSAGEAEWAGYEPYGEATWEGFVPFDEKPHAIDPDRLATANQRVADDPTHYVGTAYAAPYRGGRIYDRLDELTADGTTTLDDHAAVQTDRVDPRAAQLVPELVAAVDRVAQEGDRRIVEASDLLADWDHEMVPDSEAALVFARWMDNLVETVCEPRFEDAGLDDSDYPSDWAVATLPADSPLFESMSRTATLIGALEATLSELDGAEWETYGDYNTTAAIEHPFGGQAAFLNYDEHPIGGSRATINNYRVDSAVGSSTRLLAHPGGEARTILPGGNSGDYSSDHYDDQFEEWIAGEYRPLTLEPVGETKVTFEGDSR comes from the coding sequence GTGAGCGAAAACACCACACGACGGGCGCTGCTCGCGACCGTGCTCGGTGCTGGCACGGTGGGACTGGCAGCCTCGGACGTGGGGTCACTACTCGAGAAGTTTGCCCCACTGTCGGGCGACACCTGGGACGGCGTCGATCGCGACGTCTCGGGCGAGGCCACGAACCCGTACGGATCGGCGACGATCAAACGGGACGACGTGGGGATCCCACACGTCGAGGCCGAAGACGAACGGGCGGCCTACTTCGCGGTCGGCTACGTCCAGGGGTTCGACCGACTCTTTCAGCTCGACATCCAGCGCCGCCAGATGCGCGGCCAGCTCTCCGAAATCGCCGGCGAGGCGACCGTCGAGAGCGACGAGTTCCATGTCAAGATGGACTTCGTCGGTGCGGCGGAGGCGACCTGGGATAGCCTGGCGGAGACGAGCCACGCGCCACTCGTCCGGGCGTTCGCCGACGGGGTGAACGCCGCAATCGAGAACGAGGAACTCCCGATCGAGTTTCAGATACTCGGCCACGAGCCGGCCCCCTGGACGCCGGTGGACACGATTCTCCTGGAGAAGCAGATCGCCTGGACCCTGACGGGGAACTTCGACGCGCTCCGACGCGAGCGCCTCACCGACGCCCTCGGTGCGGAGATCGTGACCGACCTCTACCCGACCACGTACGACCACGACGTCCCCGTGCTCCGTCCCGGAGACGACGCCCTCGGTGACGTCGGCGGGGTTGATGGCAACACTGCGAGACCGTCCGAACCGGCTTCGCGTCGGCTCCGGACGGGGTCTGCGGCCCAGCCGAACGCCGATCAGACGAGCGGAACGGGCCCGTCGGGTGGCGACAGTTCGACGAGCGAGCCGGGCCAGTCTGATGGTACCGGTTCGACGAGCGAGACGAACTTTTCAACCAGCGACGAACCGGCGAGCGGGTCGGACGAACTCGTCGACTGGCTCGCACAGTTCGAATCCCCGCCGGGCGTGGGATCGAACAGTTGGGTCGTCTCCGGCGAGTACACCGACTCCGGAACACCCATCGTCGCCAACGACCCGCACCTCTCGCTGATGACGCCGCCGATCTGGTACGAACAGCACGTCGTCACGTCGGAGACGAACGTCCGCGGCGTGACGTTCCCGGGCGTCCCGTTCGTGATCATCGGCGCGAACGAGGACGGTGCCTGGGGCTTCACCAACGTCGGTGCGGACGTCCTCGACTGTTACCGGTACGAACTCGACGAGGACGGCAGTCGCTACCGCTATCAGGGCGAGTGGCGCGAGTTCGATACCGAAGAACACGAGATCGCCGTCGCGGACGGCGAGGACCGCACCGTCACCGTTCGCAAGACCGTCCACGGCCCCTTCCTCGAACGCGAGGGCGAACACGTCGGCGTCGCCTGGACCGGCCTCACCGCCACCCGCACCTCCCAGTCGATCTACGAGATCGGCCGGAGCGAGGGTTTCGACGACGTCCTCGACTCCCTCGAGAAGTTCGACGAGCCGACGCAGAACTTCGTCTACGCGGACGCCGACGGGCGGACCTGCTACTACACGACGGGGCAACTTCCCCGACGGACGATCGATGGCGATCCCGTCCGCGGCGACCGGGTCTTCGACGGCTCGGCGGGCGAGGCGGAGTGGGCGGGCTACGAACCGTACGGCGAGGCCACCTGGGAAGGGTTCGTCCCGTTCGACGAGAAGCCACACGCGATCGACCCTGACCGCCTCGCCACGGCGAATCAGCGCGTCGCCGACGATCCGACCCACTACGTCGGCACGGCCTACGCCGCACCCTACCGCGGCGGTCGTATCTACGACCGACTCGACGAGCTAACGGCGGACGGCACGACGACGCTCGACGATCACGCGGCCGTCCAGACCGATCGTGTCGATCCCCGGGCCGCCCAGCTGGTTCCAGAACTCGTCGCCGCCGTCGACCGGGTCGCGCAGGAGGGCGATCGACGTATCGTCGAGGCGAGTGACCTGCTTGCCGACTGGGACCACGAGATGGTCCCGGACTCGGAGGCGGCGCTCGTCTTCGCCCGGTGGATGGACAACCTCGTCGAGACCGTCTGCGAACCGCGCTTCGAAGACGCCGGACTCGACGACTCCGACTACCCGTCGGACTGGGCCGTCGCCACGCTCCCGGCCGACAGCCCACTGTTCGAGTCGATGTCGCGGACGGCCACACTGATCGGGGCGCTGGAGGCGACGCTCTCGGAACTCGACGGGGCCGAGTGGGAGACCTACGGCGACTACAACACCACGGCCGCGATCGAACACCCGTTCGGCGGCCAGGCGGCGTTCCTGAACTACGACGAGCACCCGATCGGCGGCTCGCGCGCGACGATCAACAACTATCGAGTGGACTCTGCCGTCGGATCGAGTACGCGTCTCCTGGCACACCCCGGCGGCGAGGCCCGGACGATCTTGCCTGGCGGCAATTCGGGCGATTACTCCTCCGACCACTACGACGACCAGTTCGAGGAGTGGATCGCCGGCGAGTACCGGCCGCTCACGCTCGAACCCGTGGGTGAGACGAAGGTGACCTTCGAGGGTGATTCCCGATGA
- a CDS encoding translation initiation factor IF-2 subunit beta, whose protein sequence is MDYESSLDRAMENVPDIGGDDERLDIPDAEPQKDGAFTRFTNMSEIADVLGREPEHLHRFIQRELGTSGKFEDGRGRYNGNFSQTDLDAVVDAYVDEYVLCSECGLPDTRLVREDRTPMLRCDACGAFRPVTKRSQSQSQQQDRDEVEEGQTYTVEITGTGRKGDGVAEKGNYTIFVPGADEGDVVEIYIENISGNLAFSRKA, encoded by the coding sequence ATGGATTACGAATCGAGTCTCGACCGCGCGATGGAGAACGTTCCCGACATCGGCGGCGACGACGAACGTCTCGACATTCCGGACGCCGAGCCCCAGAAGGACGGTGCCTTCACGCGGTTTACGAACATGAGCGAGATCGCCGACGTGCTCGGCCGAGAGCCGGAACATCTCCACCGGTTCATCCAGCGCGAACTCGGGACCAGCGGCAAGTTCGAAGACGGCCGCGGCCGATACAACGGCAACTTCTCCCAGACGGATCTGGACGCGGTCGTCGACGCCTACGTCGACGAGTACGTCCTCTGTTCGGAGTGTGGCCTGCCCGACACCCGCCTGGTTCGCGAGGATCGCACACCCATGCTTCGCTGTGACGCCTGCGGAGCCTTCCGACCGGTCACCAAGCGCTCGCAGAGCCAGTCCCAGCAGCAAGACCGAGACGAGGTCGAGGAGGGCCAGACCTACACCGTCGAGATCACCGGCACCGGCCGCAAGGGCGACGGTGTGGCCGAGAAGGGCAACTACACGATCTTCGTCCCCGGCGCCGACGAGGGCGACGTCGTCGAGATCTACATCGAGAACATCTCCGGCAACCTCGCCTTCTCCCGGAAAGCCTGA